In a genomic window of Macadamia integrifolia cultivar HAES 741 unplaced genomic scaffold, SCU_Mint_v3 scaffold2914, whole genome shotgun sequence:
- the LOC122067457 gene encoding zinc-finger homeodomain protein 9-like, whose translation MKMEEDSPNEVYKECMKNHAASLGSHATDGCGEFTPDGETPGGLQCEACGCHRNFHRKVRVLTGTGRARNSSNRGGDDTDMDLIQYGGGGGGGGGGGGGGHTEVMMTPVELLELERSVKKRARTKFTVEQKEKMLAFAEKLGWRIQRDQDAEIDRFCKVTGVSRQVFKVWMHNHKNSASSSSASTATTGNASSTLTQ comes from the coding sequence ATGAAAATGGAGGAAGATAGCCCAAACGAGGTCTACAAAGAGTGTATGAAAAACCATGCTGCCAGCCTAGGTAGCCACGCTACCGATGGGTGTGGAGAATTCACACCCGACGGTGAAACACCTGGTGGACTACAATGCGAAGCTTGTGGCTGTCACCGTAATTTCCACCGGAAAGTTAGGGTCTTAACCGGTACCGGCAGAGCTAGAAACAGCTCTAACCGTGGCGGTGACGATACAGACATGGATCTAATCCAATACGGTGgcggtggaggtggaggtggaggtggaggaggaggtggtcACACGGAGGTGATGATGACCCCGGTGGAGTTGCTGGAGCTGGAAAGAAGCGTAAAGAAGCGTGCTCGGACGAAGTTCACGGTGGAGCAGAAGGAGAAGATGCTTGCCTTTGCAGAGAAGCTTGGTTGGAGGATTCAAAGAGACCAAGACGCTGAGATCGATCGCTTCTGTAAAGTCACCGGTGTGAGCCGTCAGGTCTTTAAGGTTTGGATGCATAACCATAAGAACTCTGCTTCGTCGTCTTCAGCTTCTACGGCCACCACCGGCAATGCCTCCTCTACTCTTACTCaatag